The genomic DNA ATCCATAAAAGCTTCACATATTTCTTTCCAGTATACACGTAAAGAAAGATCCTGTTGTCACAAGCTTCACATACTCGTAGCTTCATATATTATAGAACCTTAGTTCATGAAATCTTTGATCTATCTCTTaccttatttttttcctaataaaaCTTAACCAATATTTTTACTTCCATCATTATTAGAACCGAGGAAATTGATTGTTGAACCTTGTGGTGTTACTTTTGGAGTGGTAGATTCTGTGATATCCATGTTCTACTTTGGCATCCACTTCTCAAATTGGGTCCAAATTTCTTCTCACGATTTTCAAATGTAAAACTAGAGGTATGAAAACACACATCCCTGAATGATAGAGGTGATGAATCCTCTTTTGAGTTGGATTCTTCATCTTTTGTGTTCATGATTGGTTCGGCGTTTGGATTCAAACTAGGAGAAGCTtgggttgttgttgatgatttggattttgCAGATTAtgaattaactaattttttttcaactattATAAATTAACCTATTTGGATTTGATGGAAAttgtttatggttttttttttccttccggATTTCTTTGAATTTTGGGTGAATATATGATGATAGTGATGAATAAGAAGAGGGAGAAAGATgaataaaagtaataattagttgttaattaaattgaaaagaaaaaaataagcaattgaaaagaaaagttgGATTTTCAATTTTAACGATGAAGATGAATACAATGAGAGTTTTATttggagatgaagaagatggaggaaaaaattaggtgtttgtGGTTCATTATAAACTACAATAGATCTCTCATTGATCCAATGGTCTCCATTTAAAGAAAAAGATCAAAcggttaaaaataaaagatttaataAGGTCTATGATGGACCATCTATAAAGTTGGTTCACCTTAgacatttaaggttaaaaaCTAACAAAGAGGACCAAAATAATAAACGGCAGAAGATTtctgggaccaaattgaaacacttaatatttaagggactaaactgataaattaaaataagttaagggatcagggatgtattaagcctaatttttttctttttaaggaaaTAGACTACTTCACTAATTTGTGATAGTAACTTTTCAAGTGTTGTTGATGTGTTGCACTATTATATGAGTTGAAACAtcccaaaaatattaaaacctctctatttttgtttagtcccataatttttaaatttgaacttATGGTCCCTCCACTTtataattttatagaaaaatagatgcatcccaaaaaaaaaaagatgcataTGTCGAAAAGTTTTCAAGTCTTgttatttcataaataaaaaagtgatgaGTAATGCTAAGGACAGACGCTTGCACAAACGCTTTCTATCACACGCTTTGCTAGTGGGCCACGTTGCATAATTCTTTTAATCACTCACTTGTTAACCTGTTATATGTGTAaatacatgtttaatttttttttctgctttcGTCTTCATCCTTTGAATATTCAGTCCACTGTTcaagaaataaaagagaataacGACACCCCCATCCAACCTACCTTGATGGCAGCCAACCTTCTACATCAATTTgtttcatcattcattttttttttcctcaaacaCCATCCTTCTTCAAACAATTACTAATTTCCTTTCCTCTTTCtatacaaatgaaaataatatcttCCACTCTCAATTCACATTTGTGTTTTTGTGCTTACATCAACCATGGTTGCTAAGGTATAAGGATCCTTTTCCTCTCTAAAAATTgtcacctctctctctctaactttccgACCGCCACAAACACCGGTTACACAGTCAAATACCAGATCTGACTTCTGAGCCTTCCAGTGCAAAATTTTCCATTTCCATTCTTCTGTTTCGTGTTACATTCATCCAATGACATACCTCGTCACCATAGTCGTTGCTTGCAAGCCATTGTCAACAATCATTCTCACCATGGAGACCCATGATTTCCTCCCTTTTCATCGGAACCTGATTCTAAAATTAAGTCATTgagaaacaatatttttacaGGTGATAGTTCAGCGGTGTGGTGTTTTATGACGGCGTTGGACTACCAATGACTTCTGATGCTTGGTGGGATGGTGGTGACCAGTggtttgagagagaaaaaaagatgcAATATTGAAACTGGCTGTACCGGTTGCCTGTAACACTATTTAGTGAAAATAATGACTTGGTCCAATAACAGAGCGTGTGATAGAAAGCGTTTGTGCAAGCGTTTGCCCGTAGCATTACTCAAAAGTGATTGGGTTTATTTTTACTGGTATATCGGTTTGAGTAATGAATAGACAAGTTTACTAGGTGGTGTGGAAGTGCATATATGTCAATTAActcttgttattttatttttcatataactaagtgttctttaaaaaaaattaattttaatacacTACCAATGCAAAATGTTTTACACGGCCAACTAATCACAATCATTTATATGTGTaacttaatataattaaatttaattgtttttaatgactacaaaattatgattgattgagaATGTATAAAAGTTTTACACTAACAGTCTACGTGaatttaatcttaaaaaaaaaaaatcaaaaaagaaacatatcatccaaaaatatatattaattgataTATGGAAATCTCATGtattttaaatacctttttaCTCTTGATATATAACCACCATATAAAACATGTGAATGAAAATAGATATATACAAGATGGGAGATATGGGATGGGAAGGCACTTATCTTGCGACTAAAGCAAAAAATAGTGGGCTATTTGCACTACACAAAACATTAATCCAGAAAACAATACTACTAATTAAAATGGTGGCTTTATACAATCCTAACTATGTTCGCAAGTAGCACTTTTGCGTGCTCTttgataatattatatcaaGCAACCATTTACGTAATTAATAGTTTGTCTTTTCTTTATACCTTTCAATCAACCATGCATGCTTTTCTTTACTTCACAAACTTCTAATATTAATTGTTTAACAAAATATCTACTAACACATACACAGTACCCCAACTCAAGTTGACATGAATGGTGGGAAGGATTTCGATTTAAGATAGTAATTGTGTGATGTGATGTAGTTTTTGATAGGTTCAACCTCAAATCAATgataaaaatcatttgaaaataattCAAGGTTTACACTTTTATGAAACAACATTAACTTTTGATGTCATACAATGACTTGATGATGTCATCTAATGACTTGAATGGTCATACAAATCACTCAAATAAAATGGAAGGAGAAAAACAATCTTGGGTCAAaagttgatatttatatattcttttCCTACAACAAGTCCATAAATCTTGCATCCAATCCATTCCCACATGTTTCAATTGTTCATTAGACACATGCATGTTTTCCTTAATGCTAGACAAACTCCGTCTTTTTTCACATATGAACAAacacctttatttatttttttaattttacaaatcaaattcctatctataaatatttgttcaatTTGTTCGCAATATCTTCACAACATCACTACCCCATTTCTACATCAAGCCCTTGTGTACGTGTCTTAGTttatttctttacaaaaaaaatcccTTTGAATTAACACACTAGAATAGAATGGAACAGGTAAGACAAACAAATCTCACTTTTGTACTTATGTATGTTATAGCACTCTTTATGTTCTTCACATTTAAATCAACCAATGGTATTGAGGAAACTTTAAATATTGTGAGTTTTGGGGCCAATCCAAACGGTGAATCTGATTCCAAAAATGCAATCCTTACTGCATGGACTAGTGCATGTAGCTCAACAACACCAACTACTATTTACGTGCCAATAGGAAGGTTCTTAGTTGGGGGTAGTGTAGTGTTTAAGGGGAGGTGCAATAACAAGGGCATCACAGTACGTATTGATGGTACACTAGTTGCAACATCCAACTATGGTGTAATTGGAAATGAGGGGAGTTGGTTGctttttgatgatgttgatggaGTTTCAATTATTGGTGGCATCCTTGATGGTCAAGGCACAAGTTTGTGGGATTGTAAAAGATCCAGCAAGAGTTGCCCAACTGGTGCTACGGTATAGATTTACTTTCTTAAAACTTTACTAACTTTGTGTTTTATCCCGAACGAGAACATATCGGTAATTAGTTGTTACAaacattgaaaattaatattacattaGTTCGAGTAGAACTTGATTCAAACTTCTTAAGAAGTATCTTGTGTTCGAAACTTGTGGATTAAAAAATCTTGCCGAGAGAGGAGATTCCAGTACAAGTGACAAGTATTTTTTCGATATAGATCAGTCAATACAGAGATGGTGGATACTCGAAACCACTAATAATATCGATAAAAACATCTCCTCGAAACCACTTTATTATACTAGttaagttttgtgttttttcttgtAGTAAGATATAGTTATTGAGCAATATACTAGTAATAAGGATCAATACGAGTTGTCCGTTGACTACATGCAATTAACTACACCGATAGTTCGTTCAATTAATTTACTATGATCGCAATTTTTAAATCGTAGTTTAGatctaaaaatattgaaatatgcATTGAAATCCAAACATCGATCTAGTCTTGATCGAACAATCATAAATTTGATTGACTGCAGTTAGTTATATGATTGTAACTACGCACAATCCAACCTACTTATAGTAATACAATCTTCTAAGTCTAATTACGATTCTTTATGACACTTATTTGGTGAAATCTAGGTAGATCTATGAACTCATAGTATTATTGATGCCAATTTTCTTTATCTTAAAACCTACTTGAATAAACTAATTGTTGATGCCAATTTTATTGTATACAATTACGTACAGAACTTAAGATTTTCCAATTCCAACAACATTGTTATGAATGGTGTAACATCCTTGAATAGCCAAATGTTCCACATAGTGATAGACAGATGCAATAATGTGAAAGTACAAGGGGTTAAGGTAACAGCAGCAGGAAATAGTCCCAACACTGATGGTATTCATGTTCAACTCTCATCAAGTGTCACCATCCTCAACTCCAACATAGAAACCGGCGATGATTGCATCTCGATTGGGTCTGGAACAACAAATTTGTGGATAGAAAGCATAGCATGTGGACCAGGTCATGGCATAAGGTAATGATCTTTTTGGAAACTGCTTGTTTTTGTCTTACAGATGATACAAATTGTGTTTTGTAATGAAATGAGTAATGTGTGTAAATGGTTTTAACATTGGTTCAATTCAATGTTTGTTGTGCAGTATTGGAAGTTTGGCGAAGGAATTTCAAGAGCTTGGTGTTGAAAACGTGACagttaaaacaataaaatttattggaACAGAAAATGGTGTAAGAATCAAGTCTTGGGGGAGACCTAGCAATGGCTTCGCAAGAAACATCATTTTTCAACATGCTACCATGGTTAATGTTCAAAATCCTATTGTGATTGACCAAAATTATTGCCCTAATCAAAAGGATTGTCCCGGTCAGGTGAGATctttgaaggaaaataatatTGTATGTTATGAGAAATGTTAATAACACAACCTTTATTTGATACTTTATTATAGGTAAACCTTTTAGAGTTTAAGGGCATCGCACTCTTAAAATACAAATTCGTTTATGTAAAATTAGTTAACGTTGATCAAACCACTCTTAAgttgtattttaaaattaataataccaagtgacaaaataatatatttttattggttaaataattttttgttgttaaaaaaattataaaattaagttttttgtcCTCATAAATAAAGTGACATGTTTcattcctatattttttttttgtctagtagcctagtgcccctgcataaattatgcaatgttcttaccaaatgagctaagctcacgaggactcattcctataaaattttatgtACACAATTTAAGTATATGTTATTAAATCAATTTGTATttcttaattaatgtttttttttttttacattatatCTAGAATATATGCTCTTTAAACCGATTTACATTAACAATATATGCTGATAAAACTTCACTTGTTGTAGCTCAACTGGTAGGaataatgcattattatatgcggGGTTGAAGTTTGAACATCAGACATCCGACTTCTCctaatttaaaatgtgtgagctccaacCACTAAACtagttgacaaaaaaaatacttcactcactattattaaacaaattaaatgtgTGATTCCCTAAATTATGTAAGACTAAAAATTCCATAACCCATATAAGTTTGATTCAATAATTTGAGAAGAGTAGAGTTAGAAGTAGGTAGTTAGCACTTAGCATTTTTCTCAAACTATTGTACGTatgcatgtattttttttttagaggagttCTCAAACTATTATACAACATATATGAGTTAATTACACAAGCTGATTGAATTCtctttttgtatattttgataCAAACAAGCAGGCTTCTGGGGTTAAAATTAGTAACATTATATACCAAGATATTCATGGAACTTCAGCAACAAAGGTTGCACTTAAATTGAATTGTAGTCCAACAAATCCATGCACTGGAATAAGCTTGGAAGATGTGATGCTTACATACGAAAACAAAAATGCTGAAGCGTTATGCAATCATGCTGGAGGAGTCACATATGGTGTAGTTCAACCCAACAATTGTTTCTAAGTATAGTAAAGCGTTACTAGGACGAATCGTTCAAAAGTTTTGAGTTTGATGGAAGAATTCTTGATTATATTATACTCACCTCACAACCAAACTCTAAATTATAAGAACTTGGTTCCCATGAGAAATGGAGGgttaatacaacaaaaaaaacattatggTTGAAATAGATGCTTACAATTACAAAACATGGGAGTGGATCACAATCAACCTCATATAATTAACAATTATATTTTGCTTTTGCTTTGCTTCattaattatatgttaatgtaatTCTTTTTCCTGAtttatataagtaaatttgCACACGTGAcctatttcaatattttattagtGTGTTTTTTCAAAACACTTCTCTTTTATCATGACTTTTTTTGATACCAATagaaatttgttagacaaaAATGCATAACAATGTGTGGCCAGTTTTATTTGATGTACATGCACTTGACTTTGAGACAGTACAAACACAAAAACCACACGACTCCACCAACTCTGAAGTGAACACATTTGTGTCACAACTCCTTCTTCATTCATTACTTTTCTGTTGTAAACTGAGTGAACTAAACCCAATTCCTAACATGGCGCAAGTGAGAAACAAGCAAGTGATTTTGAGAGACTATGTGTCTGGTTTTCCTAAGGAATCAGACATGAATGTTGTTGATAGTACAATTATTCTCAACCTTCCACAAGGTTCCAATGATGTTGTTCTGCTCAAAAATCTCTACTTATCCTGTGATCCTTACCTGAGAATTTTCATGGCCAAGGACACTATTGCAGGACTTGGTGGTCTCACCCCTGGTTCTGTATGTCATGCTCTCTCtttcattccattattaacatTTTGTCTTGGAATTTGAAGAAATGGTTgcttttgaaatttattttgaaataaggAAGTGTGGTGTtgcaaaaaattgaattttattttttatcatagaTGTTGATAATTTTATGCAGAAACCACCACAAAATTGAGTTCTTGTCAATGAATGAACTAAGATTAAGATAAGAATTACAATTAAAGAAGAAATACACAAGAATTTTTGTGTTTCAGCTTAGAGCAAGGAACTCTAGGCTTTCATCCATACCAATCAAACTTTATTGCTAACTCACTTGTGTTGGCTTGGTGGTGTTGATTTGGGACCTTGGAGtatgctcctctcaaggtctccCTCTAGTACCAATTTCGTTGGGCTAGTCCATACCGAGTCttcttgctctggctttaaatgaTCCCCTCGCGAGTGGATGGTAGGGTTCTCTAAACAGATTACAAATGAATTGCAATAGAGTGATTCAAAGTGATCTTGAATCAACTATAAATTGTTAGCCATAAACTAAGTAACAATAATGAAGTTACAGTTACAGTTTGTTGACTGGATCAATATGTCACTTTAACGGCAGCTACTAACTGATGAGTAATTGCAGCCATTGACAGGATTAGGAGTGTCTAAAGTTGTAGAATCTGGACATCCAGATTATAAGAAAGATGATTTAGTTTGGGGAATGACTAAATGGGAAGAGTATAGTTTGGTCCCTGCAGCTCAAATACTTTTCAAAATTGAGCATACAGATGTCCCACTTTCCTACTATACTGGAATTCTCGGTATGTATTCAACAATTTCAATTTGTATCAATGTTAGTCGCGTAGTTTTCTGCCATTTCATTGTGACTCGTGACATATatgttgtgtttttgtttgaCTACAGGTATGCCTGGAATGACTGCTTATGCTGGTTTCTTTGAAGTAGGCTCTCCTAAGAAAGGAGAGAATGTTTTTGTTTCAGCTGCCTCTGGTGCAGTTGGTCAACTTGTTGGCCAATTCGCTAAATTGCATGGTTGCTATGTCGTTGGAAGTGCTGGAAGTAAAGAGAAGGTATTTGTCTGATTATTGTTGTTATATATGCTTCCTGCATAAATGAtgaatcaacatcaacatttgATTATTCATTCTACGGTTTAAAGTAGTGCTATTTTGAATTAGCCTAACTTCAATAACCACTATCCAAGTCTTTGCTCACTTGTTGAGGTTAAGTAGTTAGTTTGATTATGATACAaaatactattttaaattttggaaacctgtacataattaattataaccACTATCCTATAATTATACTAAATGAATATAATTACGACACACCAGGTGgatttgttgaaaaataaatttggatATGATGAAGCCTTTAACTACAAAGAAGAACCAGACCTCAATGCAGCTTTGAAAAGGTctgtttttaacatttttatggtagatttttaatttaatttgtttattgacaaaaaaagtaTAGTTACCTAGCATCAACACTATATATTCAAGGCGTGTCCGACACGTGTTAATATCTGACACCAACATAACAGCGTCTCTTGTGATTGCATACACTCACTTCTATTTTTCCAAATTATTATTCGTGTGTATTTATCAGTGCCAGGTATCGTGTGAGTGCTTCATAGATAGTTACCTGGTAAAATGAGACACACTAATAACTAGTAGATATCAATTTATGTAAACTAGATACTTTCCAGAAGGCATTGACATTTACTTTGAGAATGTGGGGGGAAAGACACTTGATGCTGTACTCTTGAATATGAAACTCCATGGGCGGATACCTGTGTGTGGAATGATCTCACAGTACAATCTTACTCAACCTGAAGGTGTCACAAATTTGGCACATATCATATATAAGCGGATCCGGATGGAAGGTTTTGCTGTATTTGAATACTATCATCTTTATACAAAATTCTTGGAGTTTATGCTGCCTCTTATAAGAGAAGGAAAGGTTGTGTATGTGGAAGACATAGCTGAGGGTCTTGAGAATGGCCCTGCAGCTTTGGTTGGTCTGTTTAGTGGTCAAAATGTTGGTAAACAAGTGGTTGTTGTTGCTCATGAGTGAAAGAATGAACGCAGATTCTTTGGTTAAAtatttgtgctttttttttcttctttctttctttcaagttTGTGTTTAGTTACTTGTGCATGGAGCACCCTTTGGAGGACCTTTGCGAGCCTCTTCATCCACTCTGTTGATTGTAATATCTTCTTAATTAACATTTTATGATAGACTTAAATATAGTTTTGATCCTTTcactatttttatttgatttagttGAAAAACAAACACGTTCTTTTAAGGATATTTCTGTGTCACTAATTATCTTGCTTTTatgataaacaaacacattCTTTTTTGCAAGAGAGAATTCTATAATGTATTAATCATGACTGCaggaaaaaattcaaaaaggtACACATGAATTGACTTAAAAATATGGGCCAAAAGTGGTGATATAAAATTTTTGAAGAACCAAAAgtcgaaaaaaaaatttggggattaaaatgaaaagttggtatatttataaagatgaaaagcatatttaaaccttaaaaAAGTTCTTCATGCAAATTTGTTTGACAAAGTTATACTCATGGTTCTTTAACTTAACTTCATATAAGTATTTggtcttttatattttgttcaCGTGATTTTGGTCCATTG from Medicago truncatula cultivar Jemalong A17 chromosome 8, MtrunA17r5.0-ANR, whole genome shotgun sequence includes the following:
- the LOC25500180 gene encoding 2-alkenal reductase (NADP(+)-dependent), which encodes MAQVRNKQVILRDYVSGFPKESDMNVVDSTIILNLPQGSNDVVLLKNLYLSCDPYLRIFMAKDTIAGLGGLTPGSPLTGLGVSKVVESGHPDYKKDDLVWGMTKWEEYSLVPAAQILFKIEHTDVPLSYYTGILGMPGMTAYAGFFEVGSPKKGENVFVSAASGAVGQLVGQFAKLHGCYVVGSAGSKEKVDLLKNKFGYDEAFNYKEEPDLNAALKRYFPEGIDIYFENVGGKTLDAVLLNMKLHGRIPVCGMISQYNLTQPEGVTNLAHIIYKRIRMEGFAVFEYYHLYTKFLEFMLPLIREGKVVYVEDIAEGLENGPAALVGLFSGQNVGKQVVVVAHE
- the LOC25500179 gene encoding polygalacturonase produces the protein MEQVRQTNLTFVLMYVIALFMFFTFKSTNGIEETLNIVSFGANPNGESDSKNAILTAWTSACSSTTPTTIYVPIGRFLVGGSVVFKGRCNNKGITVRIDGTLVATSNYGVIGNEGSWLLFDDVDGVSIIGGILDGQGTSLWDCKRSSKSCPTGATNLRFSNSNNIVMNGVTSLNSQMFHIVIDRCNNVKVQGVKVTAAGNSPNTDGIHVQLSSSVTILNSNIETGDDCISIGSGTTNLWIESIACGPGHGISIGSLAKEFQELGVENVTVKTIKFIGTENGVRIKSWGRPSNGFARNIIFQHATMVNVQNPIVIDQNYCPNQKDCPGQASGVKISNIIYQDIHGTSATKVALKLNCSPTNPCTGISLEDVMLTYENKNAEALCNHAGGVTYGVVQPNNCF